The Candidatus Hydrogenedens sp. genome has a segment encoding these proteins:
- the ptsP gene encoding phosphoenolpyruvate--protein phosphotransferase, with protein MEQSFSGIPVSPGIVWGEALVYDPGPINIPRFKIKNPKEELQRVKTAINTTREELTVLHKKTLDNFGKKHASIFDVHLMLLDDDTILTELEKRIRDELINAESVLFDIAHKYTKEIKDSGNTFIEERNADIVDVIDRIVRNLMEQKRPDLENIKKPCILLSSDLPPSETARLHPEKVRAIVLEKGSPTSHVAILARSLKIPTIVGVGNLFDVYTHPIKGSAVDAIDGKVFINPSSETIRKLRLKKIQLSRKYHLYEQKIISHPSQTKDGKNISVLANIELPNEVDDNVKHVSAGIGLYRTEYLFLNKPEPPTEEEQYNEYLSVAKKIYPLPVVLRTIDIGGDKLANYASFFKEQNPQLGCRAVRFCLVHKDFFKVQLRAMLRATLQGNIKIMFPMISSVEELNEVKKILGEVENELTIKNIPHKKSPEIGIMVEVPSAVMMADELAKECSFFSIGTNDLIQYSLAVDRNNEHIAHLYEPAHPAILKMLKMTITSAKKAGIPCSICGEMASDPLFTELLIGLGLDAFSMSSVSIPQIRALITSINSKDAETFAENVLKCRTAKEVKHILKENIRSKYKNIISIK; from the coding sequence ATGGAACAATCCTTTAGTGGAATACCTGTGTCTCCGGGAATAGTATGGGGGGAAGCATTGGTATATGACCCTGGACCAATTAACATCCCACGATTTAAGATAAAAAATCCGAAAGAAGAATTACAACGGGTAAAAACTGCAATAAATACCACCAGAGAAGAACTTACTGTTCTTCATAAAAAAACATTAGATAATTTTGGTAAAAAACATGCCAGTATTTTCGATGTGCATTTAATGTTATTAGACGATGATACAATTCTAACAGAGTTAGAAAAAAGAATTAGAGACGAGTTAATAAATGCAGAATCGGTATTGTTTGATATTGCACATAAATATACAAAAGAAATAAAGGATTCAGGTAATACTTTTATTGAAGAGAGAAATGCTGATATTGTCGATGTTATTGACCGTATTGTCCGCAATTTAATGGAGCAAAAAAGACCAGACCTCGAAAATATAAAGAAGCCTTGTATTTTACTTTCCAGTGATTTGCCCCCTTCCGAAACAGCACGTTTGCACCCAGAGAAAGTTAGAGCTATTGTCCTTGAAAAGGGAAGTCCTACCTCGCATGTGGCAATTTTAGCACGGTCACTAAAAATACCCACGATTGTCGGCGTTGGAAATCTTTTTGATGTTTATACTCATCCTATTAAAGGGTCTGCTGTAGACGCTATTGATGGAAAAGTATTTATCAATCCTTCATCCGAAACAATACGAAAACTTAGATTAAAGAAAATACAACTTTCAAGAAAATATCATCTTTATGAACAAAAAATTATTTCGCATCCATCTCAAACAAAAGATGGAAAAAATATTTCTGTCCTTGCCAATATTGAACTTCCAAATGAAGTTGATGATAATGTAAAACATGTTTCCGCTGGAATAGGTTTATATAGAACAGAATACCTCTTTCTGAATAAACCAGAACCACCAACTGAAGAAGAACAATATAATGAATATCTTTCAGTTGCCAAGAAAATTTATCCTTTGCCTGTAGTACTAAGAACAATTGACATAGGCGGTGACAAATTAGCAAATTATGCATCATTCTTTAAAGAACAAAATCCACAGTTAGGCTGTCGAGCAGTTCGTTTTTGTCTCGTTCATAAAGACTTTTTTAAAGTACAATTACGAGCTATGTTACGTGCCACATTACAAGGAAACATCAAGATAATGTTTCCAATGATTAGTAGTGTTGAAGAGCTAAACGAGGTTAAAAAAATACTTGGCGAAGTAGAAAATGAACTCACTATAAAAAACATACCCCATAAAAAAAGTCCTGAAATAGGGATTATGGTGGAAGTCCCTTCTGCAGTAATGATGGCTGATGAATTGGCAAAAGAATGTAGTTTTTTTAGCATAGGGACAAATGACTTAATACAATACTCGCTCGCAGTAGACCGCAATAATGAACATATCGCACATCTATATGAACCAGCACATCCTGCCATTTTAAAAATGCTAAAGATGACTATAACGTCTGCGAAAAAAGCAGGAATTCCTTGCAGTATCTGTGGTGAAATGGCAAGTGACCCTCTGTTTACAGAATTACTAATCGGTTTGGGTTTAGATGCGTTTAGTATGTCAAGTGTCTCAATTCCGCAGATACGTGCTTTAATCACAAGCATTAACTCAAAAGATGCTGAAACATTCGCAGAAAATGTATTAAAGTGCAGAACCGCAAAAGAAGTTAAACATATTCTTAAAGAGAACATCAGGTCTAAGTATAAGAATATCATCTCAATTAAATAA
- a CDS encoding 1-deoxy-D-xylulose-5-phosphate reductoisomerase gives MKEKKEINTIKKITLLGSTGSIGQNALDVIRSFKDSFSVVGLAAHSNIELLKKQINEFKPKYVAVYDVTFANKLKKEFKDLTIFVGKEGLKEITSIKVDIILSAIVGAVGLEPLLAGIAHCNTVAIANKEPLVMAGGIIVDKAKKESVELIPVDSEHSAIFQCLLGQKPETIEKIYLTASGGPFYKSTFTELDSVTPDDAIKHPTWNMGKKISVDSATLMNKGLEIIEAMWLFHLDVEKIDVVIHPQSIIHGLVEFTDGNILAHLGPTDMKLPILFSFTYPERAKKHIKRLNLFELSHLSFDVPDTKKFPCLDLARTSAKQGGVIPAVLNAANEVAVHAFCNKKITFKQIPLVIEKTLNRMSHQNRPYTLESILQTDEETRIKTNEIINQLT, from the coding sequence ATGAAAGAAAAAAAAGAAATAAACACTATTAAAAAGATTACACTTTTGGGCTCAACAGGCTCAATTGGACAGAATGCATTAGATGTTATCCGTTCATTTAAAGATTCTTTTTCTGTTGTGGGTTTAGCAGCACATTCAAATATTGAATTATTAAAAAAACAAATTAATGAGTTTAAGCCTAAATATGTAGCAGTTTATGATGTTACTTTTGCAAATAAGTTAAAGAAAGAATTTAAAGATTTGACTATTTTTGTTGGTAAAGAAGGATTAAAAGAAATTACATCAATCAAGGTAGATATAATCCTTTCCGCCATAGTAGGGGCTGTTGGTTTGGAACCTCTGTTGGCAGGGATTGCACATTGTAATACAGTCGCCATTGCAAATAAAGAACCTTTGGTTATGGCTGGTGGCATTATTGTTGACAAAGCTAAAAAGGAATCCGTTGAACTTATTCCTGTGGATAGTGAGCATAGCGCAATATTCCAGTGTTTGCTTGGCCAAAAACCAGAGACAATAGAAAAAATATATCTAACTGCATCAGGTGGGCCATTTTACAAAAGCACATTTACTGAACTTGATTCTGTAACACCTGACGATGCAATAAAACATCCGACATGGAACATGGGGAAAAAAATAAGTGTTGACTCGGCAACGTTAATGAACAAAGGCTTGGAAATTATCGAGGCAATGTGGTTGTTTCATTTAGATGTAGAAAAAATAGACGTTGTAATCCATCCACAAAGTATCATCCATGGACTTGTTGAATTCACAGATGGAAACATATTGGCTCATCTTGGACCAACAGACATGAAATTACCAATTTTATTTTCATTTACATACCCAGAACGAGCGAAAAAGCATATTAAACGGCTTAATCTTTTTGAATTATCACATTTGAGTTTTGATGTGCCCGATACTAAAAAATTTCCATGTCTTGACCTTGCAAGGACATCTGCAAAACAAGGTGGAGTAATTCCAGCAGTTCTAAATGCTGCCAATGAAGTTGCAGTTCATGCGTTTTGTAATAAAAAAATCACATTTAAACAAATTCCTCTTGTTATAGAAAAGACCCTTAACAGAATGAGTCATCAGAATAGACCTTATACATTAGAATCGATACTCCAAACAGATGAAGAAACTCGCATCAAAACAAATGAAATTATAAATCAATTAACTTAA